From the genome of Rubritalea squalenifaciens DSM 18772, one region includes:
- a CDS encoding PEP-CTERM sorting domain-containing protein, translated as MTAKQTLSLLLMGLAAPSLSAATLFLDDFNSSGSAGDTPTGWTYLDAPDTGDHASIGLRPDADSSGGVTVQTMDDTGFFLNGGRSAIFSYNVGTMAEGEEYTFTVWRAGAGSSYNISAAYLSTTAPTGYNPADKLGGNATGTGTTSGSWSELELTYVATASDAGKDLWVNLQSSRNVSTAVVAWDNVSVVTAVPEPTTSALFGLAGLGFILRRRR; from the coding sequence ATGACAGCAAAACAAACACTATCACTACTCCTCATGGGGCTAGCCGCGCCCTCTCTTAGCGCAGCGACCCTCTTCCTGGACGACTTCAACTCCTCTGGTTCGGCTGGCGACACACCGACTGGCTGGACCTACCTAGACGCACCTGACACAGGTGACCACGCCTCTATAGGTCTTCGCCCTGACGCCGACAGCAGCGGCGGTGTGACCGTGCAAACCATGGATGACACCGGCTTCTTCCTCAATGGAGGACGCTCGGCCATCTTCTCCTACAATGTAGGCACTATGGCCGAGGGTGAAGAATACACCTTCACCGTCTGGCGCGCAGGAGCCGGCAGCTCCTACAATATCAGTGCGGCCTATTTATCCACTACCGCACCTACAGGCTACAACCCTGCTGACAAGCTAGGCGGCAACGCCACAGGCACCGGTACCACCTCCGGCAGCTGGTCCGAGCTAGAGCTGACTTATGTGGCCACTGCATCTGATGCCGGCAAAGACCTCTGGGTAAACCTGCAAAGTAGCCGGAATGTCTCCACCGCCGTGGTGGCCTGGGACAATGTATCCGTGGTGACAGCGGTTCCTGAGCCCACCACCTCAGCCCTCTTCGGACTGGCTGGACTCGGCTTCATCCTGCGTCGCCGCCGCTAG
- a CDS encoding PEP-CTERM sorting domain-containing protein encodes MKLKVTLLTSLIAAATASSLCAATTIVDFSSDISAVSTFGNWSSSRITNDGDNGDGLNDGAANFGIPASTGTGNGVIISSTLVITSGMIGQEASATVLHYRTGPNNFANVRLQLTLDGSTVGTETGNLSFSSGTATAPSVTSDSTTTYIVQAGDVGKTLGVQLQSSGTSGGGANFGVDSVTFTAIPEPSSTALVGLAGLGFILRRRR; translated from the coding sequence ATGAAACTCAAAGTAACTCTGCTCACCTCATTGATAGCGGCAGCCACAGCATCTTCATTATGTGCAGCCACCACCATCGTAGATTTCAGCTCAGATATCTCTGCGGTATCCACATTTGGTAACTGGTCCTCCAGCAGGATCACCAATGATGGAGATAACGGAGACGGACTGAACGATGGCGCAGCCAACTTCGGCATCCCAGCAAGCACAGGCACAGGAAATGGCGTCATCATTTCCAGCACTCTGGTCATCACTTCCGGGATGATTGGCCAGGAAGCATCGGCTACCGTACTCCACTACCGTACTGGCCCGAACAACTTCGCCAATGTCCGCCTCCAACTGACTCTGGACGGCTCCACCGTGGGAACGGAAACTGGCAACCTCAGCTTTTCATCGGGCACAGCCACAGCTCCTAGCGTCACTTCCGATTCCACGACGACCTACATCGTGCAGGCTGGAGACGTTGGAAAAACCTTGGGCGTGCAATTACAGTCCAGTGGCACCTCCGGTGGCGGCGCGAATTTCGGCGTGGACTCGGTCACCTTCACTGCCATCCCGGAACCATCCAGCACAGCTCTGGTCGGGCTGGCCGGACTCGGCTTCATCCTACGACGCCGTCGCTAA
- a CDS encoding pirin family protein has product MTTKQNITVRRSEERGHANHGWLDSYHSFSFARYYDPAHMGFRSLRVINQDVVAPGGGFPTHPHDNMEIFSYVLRGALSHEDSMGNHKTLHPGEIQLMSAGSGITHSEFNHSASEPVELLQIWLTPAERNLTPSYTEWKPNEEQANARKTLLISPDGREHSATIHQDALIYRVQLKAGESVPHELTEGRGAWLQLIKGELKFNDTLLHPGDAASTEDPGTIQLSAISDTEALLFDLN; this is encoded by the coding sequence ATGACAACGAAACAGAATATCACCGTCCGCCGCTCCGAGGAGCGAGGCCATGCCAACCACGGCTGGCTGGACAGCTATCACAGTTTCTCCTTCGCCCGCTACTACGATCCGGCACACATGGGCTTCCGCTCACTGCGCGTCATCAACCAGGACGTTGTCGCCCCCGGCGGAGGATTCCCGACCCACCCGCACGACAATATGGAGATCTTCTCCTACGTGCTTCGCGGAGCCCTCTCCCACGAGGACAGCATGGGCAACCACAAGACCCTCCACCCGGGAGAGATCCAGCTCATGTCCGCAGGCTCAGGCATCACTCACTCGGAGTTCAACCACTCCGCCTCGGAACCAGTCGAGCTGCTGCAGATCTGGCTCACCCCAGCTGAGCGCAATCTCACTCCGAGCTACACCGAGTGGAAGCCCAATGAAGAACAGGCAAATGCCCGCAAGACACTCCTGATTTCCCCGGACGGCCGCGAGCACTCCGCCACCATCCATCAGGATGCCCTCATCTACCGCGTCCAGCTGAAAGCCGGAGAAAGTGTGCCACATGAACTCACTGAGGGACGTGGCGCATGGCTCCAACTCATCAAAGGGGAATTAAAATTCAACGACACCCTCTTACATCCCGGAGACGCGGCCAGCACCGAAGACCCCGGTACCATCCAACTGAGTGCCATCAGCGACACCGAAGCCCTCCTTTTCGATCTCAACTAA
- a CDS encoding NADPH-dependent FMN reductase, with product MKILAFGGSTSSTSINRTLANYTANLIEDAEVTELDLNSYDLPIFSEDLEKADGIPTDAQKFLDAIREHDAIIVSLAEHNGSYSAAFKNLYDWTSRIEMKLWSDKPMLLMATSPGPGGAKFVLAAAESKFPRMGADLKASFSLPSFYDHFGEDGITNDELAAQHKQALSSLSEAL from the coding sequence ATGAAAATTCTCGCCTTCGGTGGATCCACTTCATCCACCTCCATCAACCGCACCCTGGCCAACTACACCGCGAACCTCATCGAGGATGCCGAGGTCACCGAGCTGGACCTCAACAGCTACGATCTCCCCATCTTCTCTGAAGACCTGGAAAAAGCAGACGGCATTCCGACCGACGCCCAGAAGTTCCTCGATGCCATCCGCGAGCACGACGCCATCATCGTATCCCTCGCTGAGCACAACGGCTCCTACAGTGCCGCCTTCAAGAACCTCTACGACTGGACCTCCCGTATCGAGATGAAGCTGTGGTCAGACAAGCCGATGCTTCTCATGGCCACCTCACCCGGCCCCGGTGGCGCCAAGTTCGTCCTCGCCGCAGCGGAGAGCAAATTCCCACGCATGGGTGCCGACCTGAAGGCTAGCTTCTCACTGCCTTCCTTCTATGACCACTTCGGCGAAGACGGCATCACGAACGATGAACTGGCGGCCCAGCACAAGCAGGCTCTCAGCTCACTCAGCGAAGCACTCTAA
- a CDS encoding DUF6288 domain-containing protein: MSDTQTISCACPNCGKVFQLDASMLGRKGRCDSCQTKFLIEESPHPQVQAPAPVPQLASGKSSGGLGLTVVALLIAGGAGYYFMNRDALAPSESSSGPAKTVEAVPADLVEGSSAEKVVDMKGQTGPALPPLEKSFPVVKSFKDLDIRQYLNTYPNVHMGWMPSKPEQADEARGWGHHLGPLGVRVRPYVPQHQNRPAFAANVPDCLRGQDGRLALTAAEVVTIAPGSPAEGQLQEGDLIIGIEGEMLKSGSKYRPDWEFMHKDARELQLMLGEKLDQAQGRGDVRLTVMRYPNEVETVFSEEMKQADGKRELAATPVSEGDEIHLIVDKKDRNDYDHFSWLSPSLSGPSGTLDLADEAKVQPASATTGWGKVTRGADLTGKAIAEPCLSVHGDSKLVFKVPTGYDSFRTGMQATHGRGDLKAEVKIVKARQSLPVVRTQLWQGAGGNQSVGAQNFSVEIQGEGLLTLESSQFDNNIHGDGTRWCDLVIEGDYGKKSLLEMPWETISSGYGRPSVELEKPFTFQDKSYQQVLDLHAQGEVSWLLPAGTKRVSGVFIPASYGKVQPKVHLTNDALPLTGIHQQKVVELRFPIGKAGSYSATYPRDCKKTKITAARHVEWLAAQQSENGTWPRLAGYTTEGWDTSWCGLALMSSGDAKYDEQVKKAAYWVAYAGAPSEWTAERAMRLIFLSEYYLRTKDEKILAGVQAAYYQLIDVCKNDYMAGHKVNGFGYGIAGQHYGTGHLALGVALAARTPITVDQELVGNILRHAGEVCVNGTYAYGRGRRMLRDDSRRHGGGNAMVGPGILGVQIGGGHRTAVKEAVERWEASIGDGDNSHATSSLAYIFASLAMAAADEEVFLKHMQNFRYKMTIDDNWEGGFLKSAFPLDFQGGEGVTSQWIRSAGSILVLNALKHNLAITGKKELMAKEKLDSVAVSEWGGQVHSYYLRNWCLANELLGRKAPSKLAKGIERLAKLERDITLVPETKELVTQLAPELIRSIAADKSLDAMQRAYAIELLCGLNFQVSTELKGDKQVVDLNVYLPLQQLNWLEKDKESFFAASPFHLTADVIIQSDNLSKPLEFKVSSLDGFNFDMGSRKFSASTGLKNASKKEFDGAAWIRFTVGDTQITYKRPMTFNTLLVTKNEVNYRRMNLKLKTGPRAYFQSQPLVISGIAFDCMYPIETTPPVTSPIGQLVNVHEGDEVLVNVGSDNMICGTVYSLSYDKPSQVTHVPAATRTMVRGQVAGDMAAWVDHDESSATIKMEDGKAVLEYDFGKPVAINGLDVKDARAFIRVWYHDESQWVPLVWDNYSTNTNHHPVFPETKAQRWRLEFQGRDLKLKTLRFYHNPHTLMPRQPLAQSKGAKYLPPIQPE, encoded by the coding sequence ATGTCCGACACACAGACAATTTCCTGCGCTTGCCCGAATTGCGGCAAGGTGTTCCAGCTGGATGCTAGCATGCTTGGCCGCAAAGGCCGCTGCGATAGCTGCCAGACGAAGTTTTTGATCGAGGAGTCCCCTCATCCACAGGTCCAGGCTCCGGCTCCAGTGCCACAGCTGGCTTCTGGCAAGTCCTCCGGAGGCTTGGGCTTAACGGTGGTGGCGCTGCTGATCGCAGGTGGAGCTGGTTACTACTTCATGAATCGCGATGCTCTGGCGCCGAGCGAGAGTAGCAGCGGGCCTGCAAAGACTGTCGAGGCGGTGCCTGCGGATCTGGTAGAGGGTTCTTCGGCGGAGAAGGTGGTCGATATGAAGGGGCAGACTGGCCCCGCCTTGCCGCCCTTAGAGAAAAGCTTTCCGGTGGTGAAGTCGTTCAAGGATCTGGATATCCGCCAGTATCTGAATACTTACCCGAATGTGCATATGGGCTGGATGCCGAGCAAGCCTGAGCAGGCCGATGAGGCCCGGGGTTGGGGGCATCATCTGGGGCCTCTCGGAGTGAGGGTGCGCCCTTACGTGCCGCAGCACCAGAACCGTCCGGCCTTTGCGGCGAATGTTCCGGATTGCTTGCGTGGTCAGGATGGCAGGTTGGCGCTGACGGCTGCGGAGGTGGTGACGATTGCTCCCGGCTCTCCGGCCGAAGGTCAGCTGCAGGAGGGGGATTTGATCATCGGGATCGAGGGGGAGATGCTGAAGTCTGGCAGCAAGTATCGCCCGGATTGGGAGTTCATGCACAAGGATGCCCGCGAGCTGCAGCTGATGCTGGGTGAGAAGTTAGACCAGGCCCAGGGTCGTGGTGATGTGCGCCTGACAGTCATGCGCTACCCGAATGAGGTGGAGACGGTATTTTCCGAGGAGATGAAGCAGGCCGATGGCAAGCGTGAGCTGGCGGCTACTCCAGTTAGTGAGGGGGATGAGATCCACCTGATCGTGGATAAGAAGGATCGCAATGACTACGATCATTTCAGCTGGCTGTCGCCAAGCTTGAGCGGACCAAGTGGTACGCTGGATCTGGCCGATGAGGCCAAGGTGCAGCCAGCGAGTGCGACTACCGGCTGGGGCAAGGTGACCCGCGGTGCCGACCTGACAGGGAAGGCGATTGCGGAGCCGTGCTTGTCCGTGCATGGGGATTCCAAGTTGGTCTTCAAGGTGCCGACTGGCTATGACAGTTTCCGTACAGGCATGCAGGCCACGCATGGCAGGGGGGACTTGAAGGCGGAGGTAAAGATCGTGAAGGCACGCCAGTCACTGCCTGTGGTGCGCACCCAGCTGTGGCAGGGTGCAGGCGGGAACCAATCGGTCGGGGCGCAGAATTTCTCCGTGGAGATCCAGGGCGAAGGGCTGCTGACTCTGGAGAGTTCCCAGTTTGATAACAATATCCATGGTGATGGCACCCGCTGGTGTGACCTGGTGATCGAGGGTGACTACGGAAAGAAGAGTTTGTTAGAAATGCCGTGGGAGACGATCAGCAGCGGCTATGGCAGGCCGTCGGTGGAGCTGGAGAAGCCGTTTACCTTCCAGGACAAGAGCTATCAGCAAGTCCTGGACCTGCATGCTCAGGGCGAGGTGAGCTGGCTCCTGCCTGCGGGTACCAAGCGCGTGAGTGGGGTTTTCATTCCGGCAAGTTATGGCAAGGTGCAGCCTAAAGTTCATTTGACCAATGATGCTCTCCCACTGACGGGGATTCATCAGCAGAAGGTGGTCGAGCTGCGTTTCCCTATTGGCAAGGCTGGCAGTTACAGCGCGACCTATCCACGGGACTGCAAGAAGACGAAGATCACTGCCGCTAGGCATGTCGAATGGCTGGCAGCCCAGCAGAGTGAGAACGGCACCTGGCCGCGACTCGCTGGCTATACCACGGAGGGCTGGGATACTTCTTGGTGCGGGCTGGCTCTGATGTCCAGCGGGGACGCCAAGTACGATGAGCAGGTGAAGAAGGCCGCCTACTGGGTTGCTTATGCCGGGGCTCCTAGTGAATGGACGGCAGAGCGCGCGATGCGCCTCATCTTCCTTTCCGAGTACTACCTGAGAACCAAGGATGAGAAGATCCTGGCTGGCGTGCAGGCTGCCTACTACCAGCTGATTGATGTCTGTAAGAATGACTACATGGCCGGTCACAAGGTCAATGGTTTTGGTTACGGCATCGCTGGTCAGCATTACGGCACCGGCCATCTGGCGCTGGGTGTCGCCCTGGCCGCGCGTACCCCGATCACCGTGGATCAGGAGCTGGTGGGGAATATCCTTCGCCATGCCGGCGAGGTCTGTGTGAACGGTACCTATGCCTATGGTCGTGGTCGCAGGATGCTGCGTGACGATTCACGCCGCCACGGTGGTGGTAATGCCATGGTGGGGCCTGGTATCCTTGGGGTACAGATCGGCGGTGGTCACCGGACTGCGGTGAAGGAAGCGGTAGAGCGCTGGGAAGCTTCCATCGGCGATGGGGACAACTCCCATGCCACCAGCTCGCTGGCTTATATTTTCGCCTCGCTGGCCATGGCGGCCGCGGATGAGGAGGTGTTCCTGAAGCACATGCAGAACTTCCGCTACAAGATGACTATCGATGACAACTGGGAGGGTGGCTTCCTGAAGTCGGCATTCCCACTCGATTTCCAGGGTGGTGAGGGCGTGACCTCACAGTGGATCCGCTCGGCTGGCAGCATCCTGGTGCTCAACGCGCTCAAGCACAACCTCGCCATCACTGGCAAGAAGGAGCTGATGGCGAAGGAGAAGTTAGATTCCGTGGCCGTGAGTGAATGGGGTGGTCAGGTACATTCCTACTACCTGCGCAATTGGTGTCTCGCCAATGAGCTGCTGGGCCGCAAGGCTCCATCCAAGCTGGCGAAGGGCATCGAGCGGCTGGCCAAACTGGAGCGCGACATCACTCTGGTTCCAGAGACCAAAGAACTGGTGACTCAGCTGGCACCGGAGCTGATCCGCAGCATCGCTGCTGACAAGTCACTGGATGCGATGCAGCGCGCCTACGCGATCGAGCTTCTCTGTGGCCTCAACTTCCAGGTCAGCACAGAGCTGAAAGGGGATAAGCAAGTGGTGGATCTCAATGTCTACTTGCCGCTGCAGCAGTTGAATTGGTTAGAGAAAGACAAGGAATCCTTCTTTGCGGCGAGCCCGTTTCATCTCACGGCGGATGTGATTATTCAGAGTGATAATCTAAGCAAGCCACTTGAGTTCAAGGTCAGTTCACTGGATGGATTTAACTTCGACATGGGAAGCAGGAAATTCAGTGCCTCTACAGGTCTCAAGAACGCCAGCAAGAAGGAATTCGATGGTGCTGCCTGGATTCGTTTCACCGTGGGAGATACTCAGATTACCTACAAGCGCCCGATGACTTTCAATACTCTGTTAGTCACCAAGAACGAGGTCAACTACCGCCGCATGAATCTGAAGCTGAAGACGGGGCCGCGCGCCTACTTCCAGAGTCAGCCGCTGGTGATTTCTGGCATTGCCTTTGACTGCATGTACCCGATCGAAACCACGCCGCCGGTGACTTCACCGATCGGCCAGTTGGTCAACGTGCATGAAGGGGATGAGGTGCTGGTGAATGTAGGCAGTGACAACATGATCTGCGGTACGGTCTATAGCCTCAGTTATGACAAGCCGAGCCAGGTGACGCACGTGCCTGCGGCTACCCGCACGATGGTGCGCGGTCAGGTGGCTGGTGATATGGCTGCCTGGGTCGATCATGACGAGAGCAGCGCCACCATCAAGATGGAAGACGGCAAGGCGGTGCTGGAGTACGACTTTGGCAAGCCTGTGGCGATCAATGGTCTGGATGTGAAAGACGCCAGAGCCTTTATCCGCGTCTGGTATCATGACGAATCTCAGTGGGTGCCCTTGGTGTGGGACAATTACAGCACGAACACCAATCATCACCCGGTCTTCCCGGAGACGAAGGCGCAGCGCTGGAGGCTCGAGTTCCAAGGCAGAGATTTGAAGCTCAAGACCCTGAGGTTCTATCACAATCCGCACACGCTGATGCCGAGGCAGCCTCTGGCCCAGTCCAAGGGTGCCAAGTACTTGCCTCCTATCCAGCCGGAGTAA
- a CDS encoding IS66 family transposase has protein sequence MTGNEQDKDEIIAQLREVNRLLREKVDYLIRVIHGSSSEKVDASQLELLLDPASAKKQEAADGNEEPPAAEDLYTPACMRRRAPRKPRLPADIPTTETVLIPDEVEAEPDAYRQVGEKRSEKLDVIPARFIRKITVRPQYIRKGNPVPKWLIAPLPPCLLEGSILTPSLLAHVLAGKYCDHLPFHRQEQIMLRRHGVRIPY, from the coding sequence GTGACCGGGAACGAACAGGACAAGGACGAAATCATCGCGCAACTGCGCGAGGTGAACCGCCTGCTAAGGGAGAAGGTCGACTATCTGATTAGAGTCATCCACGGCAGCAGTAGCGAGAAGGTCGACGCCTCCCAGCTCGAACTTCTGCTCGACCCGGCGTCGGCAAAAAAGCAAGAAGCCGCCGATGGAAACGAAGAACCACCGGCGGCTGAAGACCTTTACACCCCCGCCTGCATGCGCAGACGCGCCCCGCGCAAGCCCCGCCTGCCCGCAGACATCCCTACCACAGAGACCGTGCTCATCCCGGATGAAGTGGAAGCCGAGCCGGATGCCTACCGGCAGGTAGGTGAAAAGCGCAGTGAGAAGCTCGATGTCATCCCGGCACGCTTCATCAGGAAGATAACCGTCCGCCCCCAGTACATCAGGAAGGGGAACCCTGTCCCGAAGTGGCTCATAGCCCCTTTGCCTCCTTGTTTGTTAGAAGGGAGCATCCTGACGCCTTCGCTGCTTGCCCACGTCCTGGCCGGGAAGTACTGCGACCACCTTCCCTTCCACAGGCAGGAACAGATCATGCTCCGGCGCCACGGCGTGCGCATCCCGTATTAA
- a CDS encoding metallophosphoesterase family protein — protein MNRRDFLVRSATAAGVMMASNHYLFGAEGEEKPFRLALLSDTHIPENPPDGWNGYEPIPNFEKVVAHVIQAGPDAAVINGDVARLKGTVGDYRKFKELLKPMSDKLPVFINLGNHDHRNNFYEVFPEVKNDKHTQDVAKKHVTVIEGGGCRLIILDSLFHVNDGAGLLGKNQRTWLENFLDQESTIPTILVLHHTLGDGDYDLLDSDRLFKLLASRNQVKAIVFGHSHRYGYSKHEDIHLINLPAIGYVFDHKQPIGWMDTTLHKNGMSLTLDAVAAGKSQHGKQVDLKWLR, from the coding sequence ATGAATAGAAGAGATTTCCTAGTTCGCTCTGCTACCGCAGCAGGGGTGATGATGGCTTCCAATCACTACCTCTTTGGAGCGGAAGGTGAGGAGAAGCCGTTCCGGCTGGCCCTGCTATCCGACACACACATCCCGGAGAATCCACCAGACGGGTGGAATGGTTATGAGCCGATCCCGAATTTTGAAAAAGTGGTGGCCCATGTCATCCAGGCCGGGCCTGATGCCGCGGTGATCAATGGGGACGTGGCGCGCTTGAAAGGAACCGTAGGCGACTACCGGAAGTTCAAGGAACTCCTCAAACCAATGTCCGACAAGCTCCCGGTCTTCATCAATTTAGGGAACCATGATCATCGGAACAATTTCTATGAGGTCTTTCCCGAGGTAAAGAACGACAAGCACACCCAGGATGTTGCCAAGAAGCATGTCACGGTGATCGAGGGCGGAGGCTGCCGCTTGATCATCTTGGACTCCCTCTTTCACGTGAATGATGGCGCCGGGTTGTTAGGGAAGAACCAACGCACCTGGCTGGAAAACTTTTTAGACCAGGAATCAACGATCCCGACAATTCTCGTCCTCCACCACACCCTCGGAGACGGTGACTATGATTTGCTCGATAGCGACAGACTCTTCAAGCTGCTGGCCTCCCGCAATCAGGTGAAAGCCATAGTATTCGGCCACTCACATCGCTACGGCTACAGCAAGCATGAGGACATCCACCTGATCAATCTACCCGCCATCGGCTATGTCTTCGACCACAAACAACCGATCGGCTGGATGGACACCACTCTGCACAAGAACGGCATGAGCCTCACCCTGGATGCCGTCGCCGCCGGCAAGTCCCAGCACGGCAAGCAAGTGGACCTGAAGTGGCTGAGATAG
- a CDS encoding LysR family transcriptional regulator, protein MDLRKLRYFLEVADAGSITAAAERLRMTQPALSRQVRAFEDEMGWPLLDRGAKSIQLTKQGKVVLREGKAILTAVEGGVERMRREIEGGVIRIGYAPSLGGEILKNAMGCFVQRHSGVKLELHDETTEEMRRKVLSGELDLMIGVRAHKADMEWVDLDSKKLVLAVPQGHALADKSRIRPSDLEGVRLLLLSRHDYPEYWSQVIHFFKDQGVNAKVAGEFDGIESLGVALRAGVGVALVAERASVGEGVRLIHMQPEPDPVSVAVGWRADRALDAMTSAFVEELSLNAQNAKSPGQTR, encoded by the coding sequence ATGGATCTAAGAAAGCTGAGGTACTTTCTGGAGGTGGCGGATGCGGGGAGCATAACCGCGGCAGCAGAGCGCTTGCGAATGACCCAGCCCGCGCTCAGCCGTCAAGTGCGTGCCTTTGAGGATGAAATGGGCTGGCCCCTGCTCGACAGGGGCGCCAAGTCGATCCAGCTGACTAAGCAGGGTAAGGTCGTGCTACGCGAGGGGAAAGCGATTCTGACCGCGGTGGAGGGCGGTGTGGAGCGTATGAGGCGTGAGATCGAGGGAGGGGTAATCCGGATTGGTTACGCGCCCAGCCTGGGAGGAGAGATTCTCAAGAATGCGATGGGCTGCTTCGTGCAGCGCCACAGCGGGGTGAAGCTCGAGCTGCATGACGAAACCACTGAGGAGATGCGCCGCAAGGTACTGAGTGGCGAGCTGGACCTGATGATCGGTGTCCGTGCTCACAAGGCGGACATGGAGTGGGTAGACCTCGATAGCAAGAAGCTGGTGCTCGCCGTGCCGCAAGGTCATGCCTTGGCGGACAAGAGTCGCATCAGGCCAAGCGATCTAGAGGGTGTAAGATTGCTACTACTTTCCCGCCATGACTATCCCGAGTACTGGAGCCAGGTGATTCATTTTTTCAAAGACCAGGGCGTGAATGCCAAGGTGGCCGGTGAGTTTGATGGGATTGAGAGCTTGGGCGTGGCTCTGCGGGCTGGAGTGGGGGTGGCCTTGGTGGCTGAGAGAGCCTCTGTGGGTGAGGGCGTGCGCTTGATTCACATGCAGCCTGAGCCTGATCCAGTGAGTGTGGCTGTCGGTTGGCGAGCGGATCGGGCACTGGATGCGATGACCTCGGCCTTTGTCGAGGAGCTCAGCCTGAATGCCCAGAATGCGAAAAGCCCCGGCCAGACGCGCTGA
- a CDS encoding YceI family protein codes for MKATFITLTGIASIALVSCDNPADKTTSAKTGEAQAVPVGDVTGQKWVFSEDSSISFIGSKVTGSHEGGFKEFNGFFHVNGDQLAESGHQVVITMDSTWSDAEKLTGHLKSADFFDVEKYPQTTFVATGVRKSEASEKGTHQLSGNLKLHGVEKSIEFPVTVEKSEEQIHLTAEFDINRFDFDIKYPGKQDDLIREEVVIKFDLKAKPEVN; via the coding sequence ATGAAAGCTACATTCATCACACTAACAGGCATTGCGTCCATCGCGCTCGTTTCCTGCGATAACCCGGCAGACAAGACCACCTCCGCCAAAACAGGCGAAGCCCAAGCCGTCCCGGTAGGCGACGTCACCGGCCAGAAGTGGGTCTTCTCCGAGGATTCCAGCATTTCCTTCATCGGCTCCAAAGTCACTGGCAGCCACGAAGGCGGCTTCAAGGAGTTCAACGGCTTCTTCCACGTGAACGGAGACCAACTCGCTGAGAGCGGCCACCAGGTCGTCATCACCATGGACTCCACCTGGTCAGATGCCGAGAAGCTTACCGGCCACCTCAAGTCCGCCGACTTCTTCGATGTGGAGAAATACCCGCAGACTACCTTCGTTGCCACTGGCGTGAGAAAATCTGAAGCCAGCGAGAAGGGCACCCACCAACTCTCTGGCAACCTCAAGCTCCACGGTGTGGAGAAGTCCATCGAGTTCCCAGTCACGGTGGAGAAATCCGAGGAGCAGATCCACCTCACCGCTGAGTTCGACATCAACCGCTTCGATTTCGACATCAAGTACCCGGGCAAGCAGGATGACCTGATCCGTGAAGAAGTCGTGATCAAATTTGACCTCAAAGCCAAACCTGAGGTAAACTAA
- the tnpB gene encoding IS66 family insertion sequence element accessory protein TnpB (TnpB, as the term is used for proteins encoded by IS66 family insertion elements, is considered an accessory protein, since TnpC, encoded by a neighboring gene, is a DDE family transposase.) — MLSFSGSLKVYLATEPCDMRKSFNGLSAVVAQKLGADPVSGAAFLFTNKKKTLIKILYWDGSGLWVMAKRLEKGTFSWPKHTGGKTRIRLEPTALAMLTDGIQLRDGHKLPWYEKP, encoded by the coding sequence ATGCTAAGCTTCAGCGGCAGCCTCAAGGTCTATCTGGCCACCGAACCCTGCGACATGCGCAAGAGCTTCAACGGACTCAGTGCCGTGGTCGCGCAGAAGCTCGGGGCCGACCCGGTGAGCGGGGCGGCCTTCCTCTTCACCAACAAGAAGAAAACGCTTATCAAGATCCTGTACTGGGACGGCTCTGGCCTCTGGGTCATGGCCAAGCGGCTGGAGAAGGGTACGTTCAGCTGGCCTAAACACACGGGAGGCAAAACCCGGATCAGACTGGAACCCACCGCCCTCGCCATGCTCACCGACGGGATCCAGCTGCGCGACGGCCACAAGCTGCCATGGTATGAAAAACCCTGA